The following proteins are co-located in the Delphinus delphis chromosome 5, mDelDel1.2, whole genome shotgun sequence genome:
- the AASDH gene encoding beta-alanine-activating enzyme isoform X1, producing MTLQELVHQAASRYSDKIAVCFDECNNQPPVYYTYKTVVNAASELSNFLLLHCDFQGIREIGLYCHPGINLPSWILGILQVPAAYAPIDPDSPPALSIHFMKKCNLKYVLVEKQQINKFRSSYETLLNYETFTVEHNDLVLFRLHWKNVEVSLMLNNSIRRETYEREKMTKSVNSENSSEEKLEEHMDVRLKHCLAYVLHTSGTTGIPKIVRVPHACIVPNIQHFRVLFEITQEDVLFLASPLTFDPSVVEIFVALSSGASLLIVPTSVKVLPSKLAAVLFSHHRVTILQATPTLLRRFGSQLIKSTVLSNNTSLRVLALGGEAFPSLTVLKSWRGIGNKTQIFNVYGITEVSSWATFYRIPEKILNSTLKCDLPVQLGFPLLGTVVEVKDTNGFTVQEGNGQVFLGGRNRVCFLDDEMTVPLGTMRATGDFVTIKDGEIFFLGRKDSQIKRHGKRLNIELVQQVAEGLQQVESCAVTWYNQEKLILFMVSKNDLVKDYVFKELQKHLPSHAIPDELVLIDSLPFTSHGKIDVSELNKIYLNSINLKSECKLNGKEELWEKLHHLWKSVLSLSEDPLKVPDESLFLNSGGDSLKSIRLLNEIENLVGTAVPGLLEIILSSSILEIYNHILQTVFPDEDLTFSKNYSTKRKSSDVNQEETSGKSLHQESVMPLNCDNEINAFIALSRGSQILSLNTTRFLTKLEHCPSACSSDIISQTNIQNMKSLNPPALIGKSKDMSCVAKVSEEETSVMGAEKMEFHVRWRSDTGKCVDASPLLVIPAVDKSSATVYIGSHSHRMMAVDLYSGKVKWEQILGDRIESSACVSKCGNFIVVGCYNGLVYILKSNSGEKYWMFTTDDAVKSSATVDPTTGLFYIGSHDQHAYALDIYKKKCVWKLKCGGTVFSSPCLSLIPYHLYFATLGGLLLAINPATGKIVWKHSCGKPLFSSPRCCLQYICIGCVDGNFLCFTHFGEQIWQFSTNGPIFSSPCTSASEQEIFFGSHDCFIYCCSMKGHLQWKFETTSRVYSTPFAFHNHSRGNEVLLAAASTDGKLWILESKSGELQSVYQLPGEVFSSPVVWESMLIIGCRNNYVYCLDLLGGNQR from the exons ATGACTCTTCAGGAATTGGTGCATCAGGCTGCCTCCCGTTATTCGGATAAAATAGCTGTATGTTTTGATGAGTGTAACAACCAACCTCCAGTTTATTACACCTACAAGACTGTGGTTAACGCTGCTTCAGAATTATCAAATTTTCTGCTGTTACATTGTGACTTTCAAGGAATTCGGGAAATTGGTCTCTACTGCCATCCTGGGATAAACTTACCCTCTTGGATTTTAGG AATTCTCCAAGTCCCTGCTGCTTATGCACCTATTGATCCAGATTCACCACCAGCATtatcaattcattttatgaaaaaatgtaaTCTAAAGTATGTCCTTgttgaaaaacagcaaattaat AAATTCAGATCTTCCTATGAAACATTATTGAACTATGAAACGTTTACAGTAGAACATAATGACCTAGTACTCTTCAGACTTCACTGGAAAAATGTTGAGGTGAGCTTGATGCTAAATAATAGCATAAGAAGAGAGacatatgaaagagaaaaaatgacaaAGAGTGTGAATTCTGAGAACAGCAGTGAAGAAAAGTTAGAAGAGCACATGGATGTGAGGCTGAAGCATTGCTTGGCCTATGTTCTCCATACATCAGGCACCACGGGGATACCTAAGATTGTCAGAGTCCCTCATGCATGTATAGTGCCAAACATCCAGCACTTCCG GGTGCTTTTTGAGATCACTCAGGAGGatgttttgtttctggcttcaCCTCTGACCTTTGATCCTTCTGTTGTGGAAATATTTGTTGCTCTATCAAGTGGTGCCTCTCTGCTTATTGTACCAACTTCTGTCAAAGTGCTCCCATCAAAATTAGCTGCTGTTCTCTTTTCCCATCACAGAGTGACTATTTTACAG GCAACACCGACATTGCTTAGAAGATTTGGATCTCAGCTTATCAAGTCAACTGTTTTATCAAACAATACTTCTCTTCGAGTATTGGCCCTTGGTGGCGAAGCATTTCCATCATTAACTGTTCTCAAAAGCTGGAGAGGAATAGgcaataaaacacaaatatttaatgtttatggTATCACCGAGGTCTCAAGTTGGGCGACTTTTTACAGGATACCAGAGAAAATTCTTAACTCTACTTTGAA aTGTGACTTGCCTGTACAACTGGGATTTCCACTGCTTGGAACAGTAGTTGAAGTCAAAGATACTAATGGTTTCACAGTTCAAGAAGGCAATGGCCAAGTATTTTTAG GTGGCAGAAATAGAGTATGTTTTCTTGATGATGAAATGACAGTACCACTTGGCACAATGAGGGCCACAGGAGACTTTGTGACtataaaagatggagagatattttTCTTGGGACGAAAGGACAGTCAGATCAAACGTCATGGCAAACGTCTTAACATTGAACTTGTGCAACAG GTTGCTGAAGGTCTTCAACAAGTGGAATCTTGTGCAGTTACATGGTATAAtcaggaaaaattaattttgttcatgGTGTCCAAAAATGATTTAGTAAAGGATTACGTCTTTAAAGAACTGCAGAAACATCTTCCAAGTCATGCAATCCCGGATGAGCTTGTATTGATTGATTCTCTACCATTTACATCTCATG GCAAAATTGATGTTTCTGAGttaaataagatttatttaaaCTCCATAAACTTGAAGTCTGAATGTAAACTCAATGGAAAAGAGGAACTTTGGGAAAAATTACATCATTTGTGGAAG TCTGTTCTGAGTCTCtcagaagaccctttgaaggttCCTGATGAGTCACTCTTCTTAAATAGTGGTGGAGATTCTTTGAAGTCCATACGGCTCCTCAATGAGATTGAAAACCTTGTTGGCACAGCAGTACCTGGGCTTCTGGAAATTATTCTTAGCAGTTCTATTTTAGAGATTTACAATCACATCCTTCAAACAGTGTTTCCAGATGAAGATCTGACATTTAGCAAGAATTATtccacaaaaagaaaatccagcGATGTTAATCAAGAGGAAACCAGTGGAAAATCTTTACATCAGGAATCTGTCATGCCTTTAAATTGTGACAACGAGATCAATGCTTTTATTGCACTGAGCCGAGGGAGTCAGATTTTGTCTCTGAATACTACTAGATTTTTAACTAAGTTGGAACATTGCCCTTCAGCCTGTTCTTCTGATATAATTTCACAGACTAACATTCAAAATATGAAAAGCTTAAATCCTCCAGCTCTTATTGGGAAGTCAAAAGATATGTCCTGTGTTGCAAAAGTTTCTGAAGAGGAAACATCTGTGATGGGGGCTGAGAAAATGGAGTTTCATGTGAGGTGGAGGTCAGACACAGGCAAATGTGTGGATGCTTCACCTCTGCTTGTAATACCAGCTGTTGATAAGTCATCTGCAACTGTGTACATTGGCTCCCATTCTCATAGAATGATGGCAGTTGATCTTTACTCTGGAAAGGTAAAATGGGAACAGATTTTGGGAGATCGCATTGAATCCTCAGCATGTGTATCTAAGTGTGGAAACTTTATTGTAGTGG GCTGTTATAATGGGTTGGTTTATATTCTGAAGAGTAATAGTGGAGAAAAATATTGGATGTTTACTACTGATGATGCTGTCAAAAGCTCAGCAACTGTGGATCCAACCACAGGACTTTTTTACATTGGTTCTCATGACCAGCATGCATATGCTTTAGATATATAT AAAAAGAAGTGTGTTTGGAAGTTGAAATGCGGAGGAactgttttttcttctccttgtttGAGCCTGATTCCATATCACTTGTATTTTGCTACGCTGGGAGGACTTTTACTGGCTATAAATCCT GCCACTGGGAAGATAGTTTGGAAACATTCCTGTGGAAAGCCACTCTTTTCTTCTCCACGGTGTTGCCTACAGTATATTTGTATTGGCTGTGTAGATGGGAATTTTCTCTGCTTTACTCACTTTGGAGAACAG ATTTGGCAGTTCTCTACCAATGGACCAATCTTTTCATCCCCATGTACCTCAGCATCAgagcaagaaatattttttggttCCCATGATTGCTTTATCTACTGTTGTAGTATGAAAGGTCACCTCCAATGGAAATTTGAAACTACTTCAAGGGTGTATTCAACACCATTTGCTTTCCATAACCACAGTCGTGGCAATGAAGTGTTGCTGGCAGCAGCATCTACTGATGGGAAGCTATGGATCTTGGAATCTAAGAGTGGAGAGTTGCAAAGTGTGTATCAACTTCCTGGAGAAGTTTTCTCTTCTCCTGTGGTCTGGGAATCAATGCTTATTATTGGATGtagaaataattatgtttattgTCTGGATTTATTGGGTGGCAATCAAAGATAA
- the AASDH gene encoding beta-alanine-activating enzyme isoform X2, protein MTLQELVHQAASRYSDKIAVCFDECNNQPPVYYTYKTVVNAASELSNFLLLHCDFQGIREIGLYCHPGINLPSWILGILQVPAAYAPIDPDSPPALSIHFMKKCNLKYVLVEKQQINKFRSSYETLLNYETFTVEHNDLVLFRLHWKNVEVSLMLNNSIRRETYEREKMTKSVNSENSSEEKLEEHMDVRLKHCLAYVLHTSGTTGIPKIVRVPHACIVPNIQHFRVLFEITQEDVLFLASPLTFDPSVVEIFVALSSGASLLIVPTSVKVLPSKLAAVLFSHHRVTILQATPTLLRRFGSQLIKSTVLSNNTSLRVLALGGEAFPSLTVLKSWRGIGNKTQIFNVYGITEVSSWATFYRIPEKILNSTLKCDLPVQLGFPLLGTVVEVKDTNGFTVQEGNGQVFLGGRNRVCFLDDEMTVPLGTMRATGDFVTIKDGEIFFLGRKDSQIKRHGKRLNIELVQQVAEGLQQVESCAVTWYNQEKLILFMVSKNDLVKDYVFKELQKHLPSHAIPDELVLIDSLPFTSHGKIDVSELNKIYLNSINLKSECKLNGKEELWEKLHHLWKSVLSLSEDPLKVPDESLFLNSGGDSLKSIRLLNEIENLVGTAVPGLLEIILSSSILEIYNHILQTVFPDEDLTFSKNYSTKRKSSDVNQEETSGKSLHQESVMPLNCDNEINAFIALSRGSQILSLNTTRFLTKLEHCPSACSSDIISQTNIQNMKSLNPPALIGKSKDMSCVAKVSEEETSVMGAEKMEFHVRWRSDTGKCVDASPLLVIPAVDKSSATVYIGSHSHRMMAVDLYSGKVKWEQILGDRIESSACVSKCGNFIVVEKEVCLEVEMRRNCFFFSLFEPDSISLVFCYAGRTFTGYKSCHWEDSLETFLWKATLFFSTVLPTVYLYWLCRWEFSLLYSLWRTDLAVLYQWTNLFIPMYLSIRARNIFWFP, encoded by the exons ATGACTCTTCAGGAATTGGTGCATCAGGCTGCCTCCCGTTATTCGGATAAAATAGCTGTATGTTTTGATGAGTGTAACAACCAACCTCCAGTTTATTACACCTACAAGACTGTGGTTAACGCTGCTTCAGAATTATCAAATTTTCTGCTGTTACATTGTGACTTTCAAGGAATTCGGGAAATTGGTCTCTACTGCCATCCTGGGATAAACTTACCCTCTTGGATTTTAGG AATTCTCCAAGTCCCTGCTGCTTATGCACCTATTGATCCAGATTCACCACCAGCATtatcaattcattttatgaaaaaatgtaaTCTAAAGTATGTCCTTgttgaaaaacagcaaattaat AAATTCAGATCTTCCTATGAAACATTATTGAACTATGAAACGTTTACAGTAGAACATAATGACCTAGTACTCTTCAGACTTCACTGGAAAAATGTTGAGGTGAGCTTGATGCTAAATAATAGCATAAGAAGAGAGacatatgaaagagaaaaaatgacaaAGAGTGTGAATTCTGAGAACAGCAGTGAAGAAAAGTTAGAAGAGCACATGGATGTGAGGCTGAAGCATTGCTTGGCCTATGTTCTCCATACATCAGGCACCACGGGGATACCTAAGATTGTCAGAGTCCCTCATGCATGTATAGTGCCAAACATCCAGCACTTCCG GGTGCTTTTTGAGATCACTCAGGAGGatgttttgtttctggcttcaCCTCTGACCTTTGATCCTTCTGTTGTGGAAATATTTGTTGCTCTATCAAGTGGTGCCTCTCTGCTTATTGTACCAACTTCTGTCAAAGTGCTCCCATCAAAATTAGCTGCTGTTCTCTTTTCCCATCACAGAGTGACTATTTTACAG GCAACACCGACATTGCTTAGAAGATTTGGATCTCAGCTTATCAAGTCAACTGTTTTATCAAACAATACTTCTCTTCGAGTATTGGCCCTTGGTGGCGAAGCATTTCCATCATTAACTGTTCTCAAAAGCTGGAGAGGAATAGgcaataaaacacaaatatttaatgtttatggTATCACCGAGGTCTCAAGTTGGGCGACTTTTTACAGGATACCAGAGAAAATTCTTAACTCTACTTTGAA aTGTGACTTGCCTGTACAACTGGGATTTCCACTGCTTGGAACAGTAGTTGAAGTCAAAGATACTAATGGTTTCACAGTTCAAGAAGGCAATGGCCAAGTATTTTTAG GTGGCAGAAATAGAGTATGTTTTCTTGATGATGAAATGACAGTACCACTTGGCACAATGAGGGCCACAGGAGACTTTGTGACtataaaagatggagagatattttTCTTGGGACGAAAGGACAGTCAGATCAAACGTCATGGCAAACGTCTTAACATTGAACTTGTGCAACAG GTTGCTGAAGGTCTTCAACAAGTGGAATCTTGTGCAGTTACATGGTATAAtcaggaaaaattaattttgttcatgGTGTCCAAAAATGATTTAGTAAAGGATTACGTCTTTAAAGAACTGCAGAAACATCTTCCAAGTCATGCAATCCCGGATGAGCTTGTATTGATTGATTCTCTACCATTTACATCTCATG GCAAAATTGATGTTTCTGAGttaaataagatttatttaaaCTCCATAAACTTGAAGTCTGAATGTAAACTCAATGGAAAAGAGGAACTTTGGGAAAAATTACATCATTTGTGGAAG TCTGTTCTGAGTCTCtcagaagaccctttgaaggttCCTGATGAGTCACTCTTCTTAAATAGTGGTGGAGATTCTTTGAAGTCCATACGGCTCCTCAATGAGATTGAAAACCTTGTTGGCACAGCAGTACCTGGGCTTCTGGAAATTATTCTTAGCAGTTCTATTTTAGAGATTTACAATCACATCCTTCAAACAGTGTTTCCAGATGAAGATCTGACATTTAGCAAGAATTATtccacaaaaagaaaatccagcGATGTTAATCAAGAGGAAACCAGTGGAAAATCTTTACATCAGGAATCTGTCATGCCTTTAAATTGTGACAACGAGATCAATGCTTTTATTGCACTGAGCCGAGGGAGTCAGATTTTGTCTCTGAATACTACTAGATTTTTAACTAAGTTGGAACATTGCCCTTCAGCCTGTTCTTCTGATATAATTTCACAGACTAACATTCAAAATATGAAAAGCTTAAATCCTCCAGCTCTTATTGGGAAGTCAAAAGATATGTCCTGTGTTGCAAAAGTTTCTGAAGAGGAAACATCTGTGATGGGGGCTGAGAAAATGGAGTTTCATGTGAGGTGGAGGTCAGACACAGGCAAATGTGTGGATGCTTCACCTCTGCTTGTAATACCAGCTGTTGATAAGTCATCTGCAACTGTGTACATTGGCTCCCATTCTCATAGAATGATGGCAGTTGATCTTTACTCTGGAAAGGTAAAATGGGAACAGATTTTGGGAGATCGCATTGAATCCTCAGCATGTGTATCTAAGTGTGGAAACTTTATTGTAGTGG AAAAAGAAGTGTGTTTGGAAGTTGAAATGCGGAGGAactgttttttcttctccttgtttGAGCCTGATTCCATATCACTTGTATTTTGCTACGCTGGGAGGACTTTTACTGGCTATAAATCCT GCCACTGGGAAGATAGTTTGGAAACATTCCTGTGGAAAGCCACTCTTTTCTTCTCCACGGTGTTGCCTACAGTATATTTGTATTGGCTGTGTAGATGGGAATTTTCTCTGCTTTACTCACTTTGGAGAACAG ATTTGGCAGTTCTCTACCAATGGACCAATCTTTTCATCCCCATGTACCTCAGCATCAgagcaagaaatattttttggttCCCATGA